One region of Mesobacillus boroniphilus genomic DNA includes:
- a CDS encoding methylmalonyl-CoA mutase subunit beta, translating to MTIENMKATSFKDATFGDWQEKAAASLKGKPIDSLYTNTYEDITLKPLYTKGDLPNGLTGELPGESDYRRGIHSLGYQSESWHIANRLFYSSVDELKGKLDVALSKGQTAISFEVKPELFSDNRALVSFISSYKNKYPLSLDAGLLQTPLLAALAIARNEAGSAEELSGFAAADPVAEASLIGGLPTEENEFFIKWTKVLEEAAEQLPEVKTVLVNTVPYHNSGANAVQELAIAISTGVYLLQKLLDNGWEIKKALSKMVFQFAIGSNFFMETAKLRAARLLWSKTAEAFGAGEEDRKMVISAETSRFTKTLFDPYVNMLRAGNETFAAVLGGIQYLHTGSFDEQAGTANLFSERVARNTQLVLKSEAHLEKVADPAGGSWYVESLTKELAEKAWELFLEMDGKGGMYETLKSGWLQVQIAQTAEDHEQDIATRKKSMIGTNVYANLTDEISEPVVQEIKGNYMIDSVDASINKIKSESPLKDSFKEVKPGFAPLKLKRLAESYEELRFKAKKLEKKGVQPEVGLICLGEMKKHKARADFISGLLSAGGIHTVRSGEVDTISAAIDFIDSSIARQFVICGEQSAYNSFGPELAQEITREHDVKLYLAGIPDEKQSEWKTSGIQEFLHIRSNALQTLSSMLQEMEVGANAKA from the coding sequence ATGACGATTGAAAATATGAAAGCTACCTCGTTCAAAGATGCAACTTTTGGAGACTGGCAGGAGAAAGCTGCTGCTTCTTTAAAAGGCAAGCCGATTGATTCTCTTTATACGAATACATATGAGGATATTACTCTTAAACCGCTTTATACAAAAGGGGATCTTCCAAATGGATTGACCGGGGAACTGCCTGGTGAGTCAGATTATAGAAGAGGCATCCACTCACTTGGATACCAGTCTGAGTCCTGGCATATAGCAAACCGCCTCTTTTACTCCAGTGTTGACGAGCTGAAAGGGAAACTCGACGTCGCCCTATCAAAGGGACAAACCGCCATTTCTTTTGAAGTAAAACCGGAGTTATTTTCCGATAATCGAGCACTTGTGTCTTTCATCTCTTCCTATAAAAATAAATATCCTTTAAGCCTGGATGCTGGATTGCTCCAGACGCCATTGCTCGCAGCTTTGGCAATAGCCAGAAATGAAGCAGGCAGTGCAGAAGAACTTTCAGGTTTCGCTGCAGCGGATCCTGTTGCCGAAGCAAGTTTAATTGGCGGACTCCCAACGGAGGAAAATGAATTCTTTATAAAATGGACAAAAGTACTTGAAGAGGCAGCTGAGCAATTACCAGAAGTAAAGACAGTACTCGTCAATACCGTCCCATACCATAACAGCGGCGCGAATGCAGTGCAGGAACTGGCCATCGCCATTTCCACCGGGGTTTATCTCCTTCAAAAGTTGCTGGACAATGGATGGGAAATAAAGAAAGCGTTATCAAAGATGGTGTTCCAATTCGCGATTGGTTCAAACTTCTTCATGGAAACTGCCAAGCTTAGAGCTGCCAGGCTTTTGTGGAGCAAAACAGCAGAAGCTTTCGGAGCAGGTGAAGAAGACCGTAAAATGGTCATATCTGCTGAAACCTCAAGGTTCACAAAAACCCTTTTTGATCCATACGTTAACATGCTTAGGGCTGGAAATGAGACCTTCGCAGCAGTACTGGGCGGAATCCAGTACCTTCATACTGGCAGCTTTGATGAACAAGCAGGAACTGCGAATCTTTTTTCCGAAAGAGTTGCCCGTAATACGCAGCTGGTGCTTAAATCTGAAGCACATCTTGAAAAAGTAGCCGACCCTGCAGGAGGTTCCTGGTATGTTGAGTCATTGACAAAAGAACTGGCTGAAAAAGCCTGGGAGCTATTCCTCGAAATGGATGGCAAGGGCGGTATGTATGAAACGCTGAAATCAGGCTGGCTACAGGTGCAGATTGCTCAGACAGCTGAAGACCACGAACAGGACATTGCTACTCGTAAAAAGAGCATGATTGGAACAAACGTTTATGCCAACCTTACAGACGAGATCAGTGAACCTGTTGTCCAAGAGATAAAAGGAAATTACATGATCGACTCCGTTGATGCTAGCATTAATAAAATTAAGTCTGAGAGCCCTCTCAAAGATAGTTTTAAAGAAGTGAAACCAGGCTTTGCACCGTTAAAATTAAAAAGATTAGCTGAGTCTTATGAAGAATTGAGATTCAAGGCAAAGAAGCTGGAGAAAAAGGGTGTGCAGCCTGAAGTCGGCTTAATTTGCCTGGGTGAAATGAAGAAGCATAAGGCTAGAGCAGATTTCATTTCCGGCTTATTGTCAGCGGGAGGGATTCATACTGTAAGGAGCGGGGAAGTGGACACCATTTCGGCAGCGATTGATTTCATAGACTCATCAATCGCCAGGCAGTTTGTAATTTGCGGAGAACAGTCTGCCTACAATTCTTTTGGACCTGAGCTGGCTCAGGAGATTACAAGAGAGCACGATGTCAAGCTTTACCTGGCAGGCATCCCTGACGAGAAACAAAGCGAATGGAAAACTTCCGGAATACAGGAGTTCCTGCACATAAGAAGCAATGCATTACAGACTCTATCATCTATGCTTCAGGAAATGGAGGTGGGCGCAAATGCAAAAGCCTGA
- a CDS encoding thiamine pyrophosphate-dependent dehydrogenase E1 component subunit alpha, producing the protein MAENRHAALGLSDEKVLEMYETMLLARRLDERMWLLNRAGKIPFVISCQGQEAAQVGAAFALEREKDYVLPYYRDMGVVLTFGMTAKDLMLSGFAKAEDPNSGGRQMPGHFGQKKNRIVTGSSPVTTQVPHAVGIALAGKMEKKDLVTFVTFGEGSSNQGDFHEGANFAGVHKLPVIFMVENNKYAISIPYERQVAAEKVSDRAIGYGMPGVTVDGNDPLEVYKVVKEAADRGRRGEGPTLVEAVSYRLTPHSSDDDDRSYRAPDEVAQAKTKDPIITFGAYLKENGIMNDEIEKEINDRIMKLVNEATDYAENAPYAEAEHALKYVYAEE; encoded by the coding sequence ATGGCAGAAAATCGTCACGCTGCACTTGGCTTAAGTGATGAAAAGGTTTTGGAGATGTATGAAACAATGCTGTTGGCCCGCCGGCTGGATGAGCGGATGTGGCTGTTGAACCGTGCCGGGAAAATTCCGTTTGTCATTTCCTGTCAAGGACAGGAAGCGGCACAGGTAGGAGCTGCTTTTGCTCTTGAGCGTGAAAAGGACTATGTGCTTCCGTACTACCGTGACATGGGAGTGGTCTTAACTTTTGGCATGACTGCAAAAGACTTGATGCTTTCCGGTTTTGCCAAAGCGGAAGACCCAAACTCTGGGGGCCGCCAGATGCCTGGACACTTCGGGCAAAAGAAGAATCGGATCGTGACAGGTTCTTCACCGGTAACAACACAGGTTCCTCATGCTGTTGGAATCGCCCTTGCAGGTAAAATGGAAAAGAAGGACTTGGTCACATTCGTTACATTTGGAGAAGGTTCATCCAACCAGGGAGATTTCCATGAGGGAGCGAACTTTGCTGGGGTGCATAAACTTCCAGTCATTTTTATGGTTGAGAACAATAAATATGCGATTTCCATACCTTACGAGAGACAAGTTGCTGCCGAGAAGGTTTCCGACCGTGCAATCGGTTATGGAATGCCAGGCGTAACTGTTGATGGTAATGATCCTTTAGAGGTTTATAAAGTTGTAAAGGAAGCTGCTGACCGCGGACGCCGCGGAGAAGGGCCGACTCTTGTTGAGGCTGTATCCTACCGCCTGACTCCACACTCATCGGATGATGACGACAGAAGCTACCGCGCACCAGATGAAGTTGCGCAGGCAAAGACGAAGGACCCTATCATTACCTTCGGCGCATACTTAAAGGAAAATGGCATCATGAATGATGAGATTGAAAAGGAAATCAACGACAGAATCATGAAGCTGGTTAATGAAGCAACCGATTATGCTGAAAATGCACCGTATGCAGAGGCTGAGCACGCTCTGAAATACGTATATGCTGAAGAGTAA
- the bcd gene encoding branched-chain amino acid dehydrogenase: protein MEIFKYLEQYDYEQVVFCQDKQSGLKAIIAIHDTTLGPALGGTRMWTYASEEAAIEDALRLAKGMTYKNAAAGLNLGGGKTVIIGDPRKDKNEEMFRAFGRYIQGLNGRYITAEDVGTTVADMDLIHEETDYVTGISPAFGSSGNPSPVTAYGVYRGMKAAAKEAFGTDSLEGKTIAVQGVGNVAFNLCRHLHEEGAQLIVTDINKEAVQRAVEEFGAKAVEPDEIYSVNCDIYAPCALGAVINDETIPQLKAKVIAGAANNQLKDTKHGDIIHEMGIVYAPDYVINAGGVINVADELYGYNAERAMKKVETIYNNIEKVIEIAKRDGIPTYKAADRMAEERIERMRNSRSQFLQNGHHILSRR from the coding sequence ATGGAAATTTTTAAGTATCTAGAACAGTACGATTATGAGCAGGTTGTATTTTGCCAGGATAAACAATCAGGATTGAAAGCAATCATTGCAATTCACGATACAACTCTTGGACCAGCTTTGGGCGGAACTCGTATGTGGACTTACGCATCAGAAGAAGCGGCTATTGAGGATGCACTTCGCCTTGCTAAAGGCATGACATACAAGAATGCAGCTGCTGGCTTGAATCTTGGTGGTGGGAAGACAGTTATTATCGGCGATCCTCGCAAGGATAAGAATGAAGAAATGTTCCGTGCGTTCGGCCGCTATATCCAGGGGTTGAATGGAAGATATATCACTGCAGAAGATGTAGGTACAACTGTAGCGGATATGGACTTAATTCATGAGGAAACTGACTATGTAACTGGTATCTCACCAGCATTCGGTTCATCAGGGAATCCTTCCCCTGTAACGGCTTATGGCGTTTACAGAGGAATGAAGGCAGCTGCTAAGGAAGCCTTCGGCACAGATTCCTTAGAAGGTAAGACAATTGCGGTTCAGGGAGTAGGCAATGTGGCATTTAATCTTTGCCGTCACCTCCACGAGGAAGGCGCACAGCTGATTGTTACTGATATTAACAAGGAAGCTGTACAAAGAGCTGTTGAGGAATTCGGGGCCAAAGCAGTTGAGCCGGATGAAATCTACAGCGTGAACTGTGACATTTATGCACCATGTGCATTAGGCGCTGTAATCAACGATGAAACAATTCCTCAGCTAAAGGCGAAGGTAATTGCCGGTGCCGCTAACAACCAGCTTAAGGATACAAAACATGGCGATATCATCCATGAAATGGGAATTGTTTATGCTCCAGACTATGTCATCAATGCTGGCGGAGTAATCAACGTTGCAGACGAGCTTTACGGCTATAACGCTGAAAGAGCAATGAAAAAGGTTGAAACCATTTACAACAATATTGAAAAAGTAATCGAAATTGCTAAAAGGGATGGAATTCCTACTTATAAAGCGGCTGACCGTATGGCTGAGGAGCGTATTGAAAGAATGCGCAACTCTCGCAGCCAATTCCTGCAAAACGGCCACCATATCCTAAGCCGTCGTTAA
- the yqiS gene encoding phosphate butyryltransferase — MKLDSLISMASRNGRKTVAVAAAEDTEVLEAVAEAVNQELADFLLYGNEEEIERMIATKHPELTGRKGIKIISAPNNNTAAEMAVKAVKANEANVVMKGNIPTAVILKAVLNKEYGLRTGAVLSHVAVFEVPGYDRFTIVTDAAMNIAPDLEQKAQIIKNAVKVAHSIGIDLPKVAPLAAVEVVNPAMQATVDAASLTMMNKRGQILGCIVDGPLALDNAVSQLAAEHKGIKSDVAGKADILLVPAIEVGNVLYKSLIYFANAKVGAVIAGAKAPIVLTSRADTAESKLYSLALALCSASK, encoded by the coding sequence ATGAAATTAGACTCACTTATCAGCATGGCATCCCGAAATGGCAGGAAAACAGTTGCTGTTGCAGCGGCAGAAGATACTGAGGTATTAGAGGCAGTTGCCGAAGCTGTAAATCAGGAGCTTGCCGATTTTCTTCTTTATGGTAACGAAGAAGAAATTGAAAGAATGATTGCAACGAAGCATCCAGAACTAACAGGAAGAAAAGGGATTAAAATCATTTCCGCGCCGAATAATAATACTGCCGCAGAAATGGCCGTTAAAGCAGTCAAAGCGAATGAAGCCAATGTCGTGATGAAAGGGAATATCCCTACTGCCGTGATTTTGAAGGCAGTCCTAAATAAAGAATATGGTCTGAGGACCGGGGCGGTACTTTCCCATGTGGCTGTGTTTGAAGTGCCGGGCTACGATCGATTTACAATTGTTACCGATGCAGCGATGAATATCGCGCCAGACCTTGAGCAAAAAGCTCAAATCATCAAGAATGCTGTCAAGGTAGCCCATTCTATAGGAATTGATCTGCCGAAAGTGGCGCCACTCGCTGCAGTGGAAGTGGTCAATCCGGCGATGCAGGCTACAGTAGATGCTGCTTCATTAACGATGATGAACAAAAGAGGACAAATTCTTGGGTGTATTGTGGATGGTCCGTTGGCTCTTGATAATGCGGTTTCACAGCTTGCTGCAGAACATAAAGGTATCAAAAGTGACGTCGCCGGCAAGGCTGATATCCTGCTAGTCCCCGCGATCGAGGTGGGAAATGTCCTTTATAAATCATTAATTTACTTTGCCAACGCAAAGGTTGGGGCAGTCATTGCAGGGGCAAAAGCACCAATCGTGTTAACATCCAGGGCGGACACTGCTGAAAGCAAGTTATACTCACTTGCATTGGCGTTATGCTCTGCTTCTAAATAA
- a CDS encoding dihydrolipoamide acetyltransferase family protein produces MAIEQIKMPQLGESVTEGTISKWLVSVGDKVNKYDPLAEVMTDKVNAEVPSSFSGTIKELIAGEGDTLAVGEIICTIEIEGGNAEEAPAADAAASEAASSASVTPAPAAEEGSKARYSPAVLKLAQENNIDLSQVKGSGAGGRITRKDLKQVIESGNIPQASAQNEAPKEAVKVDAASAKPAAQTQPEPQVQPAAPAPSVPVAAGDIEIPVTGVRKAIAANMLRSKHEAPHAWTMVEVDVTNLVEYRNGLKNDFKKKEGFNLTFFAFFVKAVAQALKEFPQINSMWAGEKIIQKKDINISIAVATDDALFVPVIKNADEKTIKGIGREINELALKVRTGKLRAEEMQGGTFTVNNTGSFGSVQSMGIINYPQAAILQVESIVKRPVVMNNGMIAVRDMVNLCLSLDHRVLDGLVCGRFLARVKEILENTSKETTSIY; encoded by the coding sequence GTGGCAATCGAACAAATTAAAATGCCCCAATTAGGCGAGAGTGTTACCGAGGGAACAATCAGTAAGTGGCTGGTTTCCGTTGGTGATAAAGTAAATAAATACGATCCACTCGCAGAGGTCATGACCGACAAAGTAAATGCTGAAGTACCATCTTCATTTTCGGGTACAATCAAAGAATTGATTGCGGGTGAAGGCGATACATTGGCAGTTGGTGAAATTATCTGCACAATTGAAATTGAAGGCGGGAACGCTGAAGAAGCTCCAGCAGCTGATGCAGCTGCTTCAGAAGCAGCATCTTCGGCTAGTGTGACTCCTGCACCTGCAGCGGAAGAAGGAAGCAAGGCTAGATATTCACCTGCAGTATTGAAGCTGGCTCAGGAAAATAACATTGATCTATCCCAAGTCAAGGGAAGTGGAGCTGGCGGAAGGATTACCCGTAAGGATCTTAAGCAAGTGATTGAATCTGGAAATATTCCTCAAGCTTCTGCACAGAATGAAGCACCTAAAGAGGCGGTTAAGGTTGATGCTGCTTCAGCAAAGCCTGCAGCACAAACACAACCTGAACCACAGGTACAGCCAGCTGCGCCTGCTCCGTCTGTCCCAGTTGCTGCCGGTGACATTGAAATCCCTGTGACTGGCGTGCGTAAGGCGATTGCCGCTAACATGCTGCGCAGCAAGCATGAAGCTCCGCATGCATGGACGATGGTAGAAGTGGATGTTACGAATCTTGTAGAGTACAGGAATGGCCTAAAGAATGATTTCAAGAAAAAGGAAGGCTTCAATCTTACTTTCTTTGCTTTCTTCGTGAAGGCAGTTGCGCAGGCATTGAAGGAATTCCCGCAAATCAATTCTATGTGGGCTGGCGAAAAGATCATCCAGAAAAAAGATATAAACATTTCCATTGCAGTTGCGACTGATGATGCTCTTTTTGTACCTGTCATCAAGAATGCAGACGAAAAGACAATTAAAGGCATTGGCCGTGAAATCAATGAGCTTGCTCTGAAGGTACGCACAGGAAAGCTTCGCGCCGAGGAAATGCAGGGCGGAACGTTCACTGTTAACAACACCGGTTCTTTCGGTTCCGTTCAATCAATGGGAATCATCAATTACCCTCAGGCAGCCATTCTACAGGTTGAATCGATCGTTAAGCGCCCTGTAGTGATGAACAACGGCATGATCGCTGTTCGTGATATGGTGAACCTATGTCTGTCTCTCGATCACCGTGTACTGGATGGCTTGGTTTGCGGCCGTTTCCTTGCAAGGGTTAAGGAAATCCTTGAGAATACATCAAAAGAGACAACTTCTATTTATTAA
- the lpdA gene encoding dihydrolipoyl dehydrogenase: protein MATEYDLVILGGGTGGYVAAIRASQLGLKTAIVEKGKLGGTCLHKGCIPSKALLRSAEVYATAKKSEDFGVTTGEVGVNFAKVQERKEKIVEQLHRGVQHLMKQGKIDIYEGLGRILGPSIFSPMPGTISVEMNNGEENEMLIPKNVIVATGSRPRTLPGLEADGQYVMTSDEALVMEDLPKSIIIVGGGVIGIEWASMLADFGSSVTVIEYADRIVPTEDKEVSREMQRAMKKKGVKIVTSAKVLSESLQKGDGVTISAEVKGETKEYSAEKLLVSVGRQANVEGIGLENTDIQLERGFIQTNEYFQTKESHIYAIGDVIGGLQLAHVASHEGIVAVEHIAGQDPHPIDYTLVSKCIYSSPEAASVGLTEDEAKEKGHDVKTGKFSFKAIGKALVYGESDGFVKIVADKETNDILGVHMIGPHVTDMISEAGLAKVLDATPWEVAHTIHPHPTLSEAIGEAALAVDGKAIHS, encoded by the coding sequence ATGGCTACAGAATATGATTTGGTCATTCTCGGAGGCGGTACAGGCGGATACGTAGCAGCCATCAGAGCTTCTCAGCTTGGCTTGAAAACTGCCATCGTTGAAAAAGGAAAGCTTGGAGGAACATGCCTGCATAAGGGCTGTATACCAAGCAAGGCATTGCTCCGCAGTGCTGAGGTGTATGCTACCGCAAAGAAAAGTGAAGACTTTGGCGTAACGACAGGTGAAGTTGGCGTCAATTTCGCAAAGGTACAGGAAAGAAAAGAAAAAATCGTCGAGCAGCTGCACCGTGGTGTTCAGCACCTGATGAAACAAGGCAAGATCGATATTTATGAAGGTTTGGGAAGAATCTTAGGACCATCCATCTTCTCTCCAATGCCAGGAACCATTTCTGTTGAGATGAATAATGGCGAAGAAAATGAAATGCTGATCCCTAAGAATGTCATCGTTGCGACAGGTTCAAGACCAAGAACATTGCCTGGTCTTGAAGCAGATGGCCAATATGTCATGACTTCTGATGAAGCGCTTGTGATGGAGGATCTTCCTAAGTCGATCATCATCGTCGGTGGTGGTGTAATCGGCATCGAATGGGCTTCTATGCTTGCTGATTTTGGATCTTCTGTCACTGTGATTGAGTATGCAGACCGAATTGTTCCAACTGAGGACAAAGAAGTTTCAAGAGAAATGCAGCGCGCGATGAAGAAAAAAGGCGTGAAAATCGTAACGAGTGCAAAAGTTTTATCAGAGTCCCTGCAAAAAGGCGATGGTGTCACAATCAGCGCAGAAGTTAAGGGTGAAACAAAAGAATATTCCGCTGAAAAATTGCTTGTCTCTGTTGGGCGCCAGGCTAATGTCGAAGGAATCGGCCTTGAGAATACAGATATTCAACTGGAAAGAGGCTTCATCCAGACGAACGAGTATTTCCAGACAAAGGAATCCCACATTTATGCGATCGGTGATGTGATTGGTGGCTTGCAGCTTGCACATGTGGCTTCACATGAAGGAATCGTTGCGGTCGAGCATATCGCAGGACAAGATCCACATCCAATCGACTACACACTCGTATCAAAATGTATATACAGCTCTCCAGAGGCTGCCAGCGTTGGACTGACCGAAGACGAAGCAAAGGAAAAAGGACACGATGTGAAGACAGGTAAATTCTCCTTCAAGGCAATCGGAAAGGCACTTGTATATGGTGAATCCGATGGTTTTGTGAAAATCGTGGCAGACAAGGAAACGAACGATATTCTCGGTGTCCATATGATCGGGCCGCATGTGACGGACATGATCTCCGAAGCAGGCCTTGCAAAAGTGCTTGATGCGACACCTTGGGAAGTTGCTCATACAATCCATCCGCACCCGACATTGTCAGAGGCGATCGGCGAAGCTGCCCTGGCTGTGGATGGTAAAGCAATCCATTCTTAA
- the buk gene encoding butyrate kinase — protein MQQTEHRILVINPGSTSTKIGVFDNEVSVFEKTIRHDSAVINSYETIIDQYEFRKNTILETLDTEGINVSKLSAVCGRGGLLRPIEGGTYAVNNKMLEDLRAGYSGQHASNLGGILAYEIASGLNIPSFIVDPVVVDELDPIARVSGFSLIERKSIFHALNQKAVARRVSKELGKKYEELNLIITHLGGGITVGAHKKGRVVDVNNGLHGDGPFSPERAGTVPAGDLVELCFSGDFFRGEIMKKLVGQGGLVGYLGTNDAVKVEKMIKQGNAKAKLVYEAMAYQVAKEIGSASAVLSGKVDAIVLTGGLAYGKEFVQEISERINWIADVIVHPGENELQALAEGALRILRGEEKVKEYPGR, from the coding sequence GTGCAACAAACAGAACATCGGATTCTAGTCATTAATCCAGGATCTACATCAACGAAAATTGGAGTCTTTGACAATGAGGTTTCCGTTTTTGAAAAAACGATCCGTCATGATTCAGCTGTCATCAACTCCTATGAAACCATCATCGACCAATACGAATTCAGGAAGAATACGATACTTGAAACGCTTGATACTGAAGGGATCAACGTTTCAAAATTGAGTGCTGTTTGTGGGCGCGGCGGGCTTTTAAGGCCGATCGAAGGCGGAACATATGCAGTGAATAATAAGATGCTCGAAGACCTGCGAGCAGGTTATTCAGGCCAGCATGCTTCAAATCTGGGAGGTATTCTTGCCTATGAAATCGCATCGGGTTTGAATATCCCTTCATTTATCGTCGACCCGGTCGTAGTCGATGAACTTGATCCGATAGCGCGTGTATCGGGATTCTCACTCATTGAACGAAAAAGCATTTTCCATGCATTGAACCAAAAGGCAGTCGCGCGCAGGGTTTCGAAAGAGCTGGGCAAAAAATATGAGGAGCTGAACTTGATTATTACCCATCTTGGCGGCGGAATCACCGTAGGTGCCCATAAAAAGGGAAGGGTTGTTGATGTGAATAACGGTCTGCATGGCGATGGTCCGTTCAGTCCAGAACGTGCAGGAACAGTACCAGCAGGCGACCTTGTTGAGCTATGTTTTTCTGGTGATTTCTTCCGCGGAGAAATCATGAAAAAATTAGTCGGCCAGGGGGGCCTGGTAGGTTACCTTGGAACGAATGATGCGGTTAAGGTCGAAAAAATGATCAAGCAAGGAAATGCGAAGGCAAAGCTTGTATACGAAGCGATGGCTTACCAGGTAGCAAAGGAAATCGGTTCTGCAAGTGCCGTCCTTTCTGGAAAAGTAGACGCGATTGTACTAACTGGCGGCCTTGCTTATGGAAAAGAGTTCGTCCAGGAAATCTCTGAACGAATAAATTGGATCGCGGACGTTATTGTCCATCCTGGAGAAAACGAACTACAGGCCCTGGCTGAAGGAGCCCTTCGCATCCTGCGCGGGGAAGAAAAGGTAAAAGAATATCCGGGCAGGTAG
- a CDS encoding alpha-ketoacid dehydrogenase subunit beta, whose translation MAVISYIDAVTLAIKEEMERDPRVFVLGEDVGKKGGVFKATQGLFEKFGEDRVIDAPLAESAIAGVGIGAAMYGMRPIAEMQFADFIMPAVNQIISEAARIRYRSNNDWSCPMVIRAPYGGGVHGALYHSQSVEAVFANQPGLKIVMPSTPYDVKGLLKAAIRDEDPVLFFEHKRAYRLIKGEVPEDDYVLPIGKADVKREGEDITVITYGLAVHFALQAAERLAKDGISAHILDLRTVYPLDKEAIIEAASKTGKVLLVTEDNKEGSIMSEVSAIIAEHCLFELDAPIKRLAGPDIPAMPYAPTMEKYFMINPDKVEKAMRELAEF comes from the coding sequence ATGGCGGTTATTTCTTATATAGATGCAGTGACATTAGCGATCAAAGAAGAGATGGAAAGAGATCCGAGAGTTTTTGTTCTCGGTGAAGATGTTGGAAAAAAAGGCGGAGTATTTAAAGCGACACAAGGTTTATTTGAAAAGTTTGGCGAAGATCGCGTGATTGATGCTCCGCTTGCGGAATCAGCGATCGCAGGGGTTGGAATCGGTGCCGCAATGTACGGAATGCGTCCAATCGCCGAAATGCAATTCGCAGATTTCATTATGCCTGCTGTAAACCAGATCATTTCTGAAGCAGCAAGAATCCGTTACCGTTCTAACAATGACTGGAGCTGTCCGATGGTCATCCGCGCTCCTTACGGCGGCGGAGTCCACGGTGCCCTTTATCATTCTCAATCAGTTGAGGCCGTGTTTGCGAATCAGCCTGGCTTGAAAATTGTCATGCCTTCAACTCCTTATGATGTAAAAGGTTTATTAAAAGCAGCAATCAGAGATGAAGATCCGGTATTGTTCTTTGAACATAAGCGTGCTTACCGACTGATCAAGGGTGAAGTTCCGGAAGACGATTATGTGCTGCCAATCGGCAAAGCTGACGTAAAGCGTGAGGGCGAGGATATTACAGTCATTACTTATGGCCTGGCTGTCCATTTTGCACTGCAGGCTGCTGAAAGGCTTGCGAAGGATGGAATTTCTGCTCATATCCTTGATCTACGAACTGTATATCCATTGGATAAAGAAGCAATTATTGAGGCTGCTTCAAAAACAGGAAAAGTCCTTCTTGTAACAGAAGATAATAAAGAAGGCAGCATTATGAGTGAAGTATCTGCGATTATCGCTGAACATTGCCTGTTTGAATTGGATGCACCAATCAAAAGGCTGGCTGGACCTGACATTCCTGCAATGCCATACGCTCCGACAATGGAGAAATATTTCATGATCAATCCAGATAAAGTTGAAAAAGCAATGAGAGAGCTTGCCGAATTTTAA